The window ACAAGTGACGTCCACGGTCGTTCCGTGGCAGACCAAACATAGAGTTATGGCCCCTAAAGTTGGTGACAGCAACGGGGCTGATAGTGTCTCGGTTCTTCTCGTTTACAATGGGCAGGATAGCCGGTGGTTCGGCCGTCTTGGCCCGAGCCCACAAAATATTCGGCGTCTCTACGTTGGTATGGGGCAGGTGATACAAGCTGGCAACTTCTTCGATGTTACAGACAAACCCCCGGCGGCCAACAGTGCGCGCCCGATACAACTCGACATACCGAGGGTCCTCACCCAAATACTTGGCCGTAAAACCGTTCAGGTAGGTGGTGTTGAACTGTTTGAAGCTGGCAGTAATAGCCTGAATACGCATACGGGCCTGGGGCGCACTGGTGTTGCCACGGTAAATCAACCGCACGGCAGTTTCGTAGGCTAGCTTGTGGCTTTTGGCTTCGGCCGCACTGGCCCGGGCTGTTTCGTGCTCGGCCAGCTTGGGCGCGCTGCCACCACCGCCACCCTCACCGGGCGGTTCCCACAGTACTTTGATCATGCCAAACCCCATAGGCCCGGCGCCGCCGCCACGAATACCGGCTACGTATGATTCGCTTCGTTTATGCCAGTTGGAAGGGGCGGGGCGTATCACCACCTGCAACCAGGCCTCTTCGTCTTCGTCAAACTGGGCCAGGGCAGCTGTTATGGCCGCCAGAGGATCAACCTCGAAGCTCGGAAAGGTCTTGATAGGCAAAGCCTCGTTGGCAGTAAACTTTATCTCTGCTGCTGCCTGGACAACCACCTGGGCGTCGGCCGTGTGGGTATAATCATCAACTTCGGCAATGTGCACGTCTGGGTATTGGGCATAAATTTGTTCTTCGACAAAGCTCTTCAAATGTTCGGGCACCCAGATATAAAAGCCAATGCTTTTGTTTTGCACGGCAATCTCAAAACTCACCCGCTCGTGCACCTCTGTTTTGAAAAAAGAAGCCTGGGCTGTGGTTAATAAGCCATGCAAGCTGGCAAACATCTGCTCTGCGGCCAGTTCCTTCTTTTCGTTGGTACGGGGGACTTGCAGCAGCAGGACGGTGCCAGGGTCGGTGGCGACGGGATTAGATAATTTTCCGAACAGTGAACCCATCTTAAGCCACCCCTCCAGCCTCAGCCCGTTCTGACGGCACAACAAGGTCCCCACAAAATCTGTTTTGTGGGGTGTGTGCGCTTTGCCAGTCTTGCTTGTCGGCGTACCTACGGGTACGCCTTCGTACAAGAACTGACAAATCGTACTTATCAGAATAGGCTTTGCTTAACAGACGAGGGGCTTTAGGAGGATTCATAGACATATCAATTATACGGTGTTTTGTTTATGGTAACTACCGGAACACGCCAGAGGAGTGGGTTTCCGGGCAGCCAACACCTGAATACACTGAGCCAAAAATGTATTTAGGTGTTGTCAGGAGAGAGGAGAATGCGCGAATGGGTGAAGGAGCCGTAGGGCCACAATGCACGCACCGCGCACCTCCTCGCTCCTGGGAGCTCATGTAGAAGTGGGTTAGCGCTCGGCAGAGTGACCGGGCACGATCAGGCCGAGGATCAGGAACACTGCGCCAACGATGATGGGGATAGCGACGACGGGAACATCGACGGAGTCAGTGTTGCCATCAGCAACGAGCTTGAGGGCCGTGAGGCAAGCCACGAAGGCAATGAAGTAGAGCAGAACTTTCATATCCGCCGACCTTTCAAAGGTTGTCTGCAACGTGCAGCCCGATCGCTGGGGAGCGATTTCTTATCTTGCGATTGGGAGTAAGGGCACATTCATCTGGATGCACTTATATCCAATCACAAGTTCACTTCTTAGAACTTAAGGTGCGTTGTCCCTTTGCAGGGTACTAACACAGTAATATATTTTACACTATTTTATATTAAAAGTCAATCATCGTCTGTACTCAGCATAAAAGAAGCTTCGAACAGTATTTAGATATTTGTCAAAATGTCATTATTGCATATCATGATAGGTATGATCGAGTCCGAGGTAACCGAACGCAGGAGTATTGAAGCCACTATGCCTGATGTGGCTCAGCAGCTGGTAGGTATAGGCACAGAGATCGAGACTGCACAGGAAGCGGCTGCAGTAGCTAGCGAGCTGCTCGCAGTGCGGCACGAGCTGGGTGATGACCGGATTGGTCTGCAGGGCGAGCGGATGCTAGAGGGATTCGAGGCCCCACACTGATCTGATGCTTCGGGTAGGCAAAACCATCCTTGAACTAGGGTCTAGCGCAGCAGGAATAGCGATTGTGCAACATGTGACTTACCGCAGTGGGGAAGCCACGCCCGGTCGGTTCAAGCGCTCACCTAAATTTCGCCGTTTTATGGGTGACTGCCAGCGACTAGCCCGAGCGGTTCTGGACGAAGACGAACCAGATGTAGTCGGCGCGACCAACGCCGCAGATCTGTCTATCCCTGGCTGGCTACGCGACCAACGCCGCACCGATTCCAGCCTGACCAACCAACTGCCCCTGGCCGAACTGCACAATCAGACCAAGCAAGTACACCAACGGGCCACAGAAACAGTTACACCTGCCGACGCGGCTCTATTTGTAGCACGGACTTTTGTGGATTCGGTAGCCCTGTTCGATGCCTGTGACCCAGACAGCCTGGACCAGGTGCGAGCCGCACTGTCAGAAGAGCAGGACTGGAACCCCATATTCTACAAGCAACCCTGGCAACAAGCCCTGATCATGGCTGGGTCGTTAGTGGACAACGATCCTGACAACGGCTATGCCAGATTGGCTACCGTCCACACCGTTCTCTTGGGATTTGTTGACCCAGACCGTCTAGAAGGCCGCGCCAAGAGCAGCGACGGTGGGCTATTCAAAAGACTTCGGCAGCGCCGACTGGGCCTGGACCCAGCAGCGTCACCCTTGCCCCAAATACACAAGACTATCACCGCCAACTACCAGACCTTGCGTGGCGACATAGACAGTTTGGCAGTACAGTGGGGGGACTGTTTTGCAGACGGATACCAGCAAGTACGAACAACTCGAGAATCCCTATTAGAGGCACTGGCTGGCCGAGACCTTAGCTCGCCCGATGCCATGCTGGGTGCGCTCTCCCTAGAAAAACTCCTGACCGCCGGGACACTGCAGTTGTGGGAAAAGCGGCCCCGGTTCCGGCAGATGCAGCCGCTGGCAGCCGTCACTGGTGAACTCGCACTACACGAGGCACTGGCCCGGGCCATAGAAGTCGAGGGTGTCGAGGCACGCCGACAGCAAGTTCAAACATTGCTGACCGAACATGCCGAGGTACACGCGCCGTACGAGCTATCGCGCACCAACTTCCGCAAGCTGGTCGATCCCGACAGTCGGTATGTCCGCCAACTGATGGATGGCTTTGGCTCGGAGCTGGTGGGCCGAGCGCGGATTGCTCCTGTAGATAAAAGTTTTGCCCGTGACTTCCTGACCATGATGTATGTGGTCAACGAACGGCTAGCCACTACCGATCATCAGGTTGTTTTTGACGAACTACTAGAGGACGCGCAGCGCCTAGAAACAATTCGGACCGACCTGGAAGATCTCAGAGCCGCCCACCGCCTGGAGCGCCCAACTCCCCAGTTGCAGCAGGTACTGAGCTGGTACTTGGCTAACGAGCTCATCCTAACCAGCTCCTACATCAAACTACTGCCAGACTTTGCCCAAAATGTCATAAAACAGTTTGATGCCTACTGGAACGAAACCCAGGGCGAAGAGGCTGTCGCTACAGATGAGACCAAACAGGCAATCGAGCCACTGCCCGCATCCGACCCACGACGGGCAGCCATCTTAGAAATTATTAACAAATCCACCCCCTTAAACTTCCGGGTTTTCCCACCTGGAGTCAGCATGTCCGAGCTGCGCGGCGAACTAGAAGCGCATTTGGCCACGGACAAAAAGGCGCTCCAGCGCGTAGAGTGGGAGCGGCTGGAAACAATGCATGAACTCTATCTACAACTGGGAGCAATCGATGATATCACGGCTACTCTCTACCGGGCCTTACCCGGTTCGCTCAAGCAAAAGATCCCGTACTTTGTGCTAGAGCTGAAGTTTAAGCACCCCGAAAAAAAGATCGAACAAATCGTCACTGTGGGCGACAATCCACTGTACGGCAACGCTGCCTATGCCTACGCGGAGCGCCCGTACCTGAAATGGCGCGAACTCTATCGCTTGTCCAAGGCCAACGCCCAGGCTCACGGTGCCGAGGCGCTTCGTCACCCCCACGGCAGCGATATGCGTAGACACCGCATGCGAATGGTAGCCAGCATCCAGGCTTTGGCCGCCCAGGCAGCTGCCGCGGCCGAAGAATAAAATTACCACGTAGTTTACCCTTACGAACCGGTAATGGTAAACTACATGGTAATGATGGATGACATAAAGCCGTCTCGGCCGCGCCCAGAGGCGTCGCCAGAAATGGCACACACAAAAACCAATATCAAAAACGTAGCGGTCATGCCAGCACCGGCTTTTGTAACACCCGAACAAGCCGCAGAGGCTGACATGGGTGGTCCGCCGCCCACGCAGCCGACCACCTTTCATCGGCATGCACCGCCAAAAGGACGGGGGCCAAAGGCTTGGCTGGCCAAGTGGAAACACCTCAGCCGCAACAAGAAAATCATTATATTGAGTATCATTGCCGGACTGCTCATTGCCGGCGGACTCATTTGGTGGTTTGTATTACGTGACAAACCGCAGCCCGCCAAACCTGCCACCAAACAAGAAGCCAAAGTAGAGGAGCCACCCAAGCCCACCACCGTCGCCTCTCGCCTGACAGGTGTACAGGTTGCCCCCGAGCTCAATAATTTGCCCATGACCGGTGTCATGATAGAAAACAGCCCAGATGCCCGCCCCCAGGCCGGCCTGTACGACGCAGGCGTTGTCTACGAGGCAATCGCCGAGGGCGGTATAACTCGTTTCCTGGCCCTATTCTTAGAGACCAAGCCCGGATATATCGGGCCCGTGCGCTCTGTGCGGCCATATTTCCTGGATTTCTTGGTGCCCTATGATGCTGCTATCGCTCATGCCGGCGGCAGTGGTGAAGCCCTGGCCCAGATCAAGCGCGAACAGATAAAAGACATCGACCACGGCGCCAACGGCAGCACCTTCCAGCGTGTCAATAACCGCTTTGCACCCCACAATCTCTATACCAGCCGAGACGCACTGCTAACCGCCCAAAGCGCCAGGGGGTACAACAGCAGTAACTTCAGTGGCTTTGTTCGCAAGGCCGACAAACAAGTTTCGCCAGCCACAGCCCGGACTATCGACCTGACTATTAGCGGCTTCCTCTACAACCCGCACTTTGACTACGACGCCACCAACAATACCTACTACCGCAGCGAGGGTGGCAAGCCACATATGGACGAGAAAGCAGCCAAACAGATCAATCCCAAGGTGATCGTAGTGCTGGTTATGTCACACCGTTACGCCGGAGTGTACTCGCAGTACGGCACTACGGGTTCGGGCAAGGCTTATTTCTTCCAAGATGGCACCATGACCGAAGGCATATGGGAGAAGTCGCAGCGTAATAGCCAATTCAAGTTTGGCGATGCTAACGGGGCCCCGCTTGCCCTCAATGCCGGGCAAACATGGGTGTCTATAGTAAGTTCAGCCGGAGCAGTAGTAGCAAAGCCATAGAAAGGGAAGTACCCCGCTCCACCCACCATGACCACCTCAGACTCACCTCAGCGCACAGGAGCACTCCCGCAGATCCGCTCCGCACTCATCGTAGCTACGGCTACGACTCGTTTACGGTGCGTTCCACAGCAGCACTCCCGCACAGCTGACGAGAGCCTGAGGCTGGCCACAGTAGGTGGAGCAGGGTACTAGGGTGGACAATTTTCAGAAGCTGGAGCGCAAAGCTTACACCTACCTCATAGTGCTGCATTGTCTGTTGATAGTCTTTGCCTTGTCCATATGGCTGGTCGGAACCCAGTTTGGCCTTCCTCCAGTGGTGATAGTCTCGACAGACGCCATCGTTACGCTAGTACTGGCCCATTTTGCCGCCAAAGCTGGCAGCAGCTACCTCATGAAACCCCTCAAGGCCCTGTGGCAGGCAATATTGCACGTAGCGCCCGACACAACAACAGTAGCCGCCCCCAATATGACCGAGCTGCGCATGGGTCGCGAGCTCATCACCTCACTGGCCAATCGAGTGTATCAGTTTGCCAGCCAAGAAGATGGCCGAGACCTAGCCACTCACCGCAAGTCAATTCTGCAAGCCGTTAACGTAGTTAGCCGGTTTCCGCTGCCCGTCTTTGTGTTTAACAAAGAACAATTTGTTACCAACGCCAGCCTAAAAGCCCTGGAATACCTCCAACTGGAAAGCCCACAGGTGTTTGGACAACGCATTTTCGACAGCGTTAACTTTGAATTTCCCAGCGAATTTACACTGGAA is drawn from Verrucomicrobiia bacterium and contains these coding sequences:
- a CDS encoding DUF3048 domain-containing protein produces the protein MAHTKTNIKNVAVMPAPAFVTPEQAAEADMGGPPPTQPTTFHRHAPPKGRGPKAWLAKWKHLSRNKKIIILSIIAGLLIAGGLIWWFVLRDKPQPAKPATKQEAKVEEPPKPTTVASRLTGVQVAPELNNLPMTGVMIENSPDARPQAGLYDAGVVYEAIAEGGITRFLALFLETKPGYIGPVRSVRPYFLDFLVPYDAAIAHAGGSGEALAQIKREQIKDIDHGANGSTFQRVNNRFAPHNLYTSRDALLTAQSARGYNSSNFSGFVRKADKQVSPATARTIDLTISGFLYNPHFDYDATNNTYYRSEGGKPHMDEKAAKQINPKVIVVLVMSHRYAGVYSQYGTTGSGKAYFFQDGTMTEGIWEKSQRNSQFKFGDANGAPLALNAGQTWVSIVSSAGAVVAKP